The following are encoded together in the Pedobacter sp. D749 genome:
- a CDS encoding two-component regulator propeller domain-containing protein: MPKGSAYQSLVLFIYVLFSAVNAIAQPKTQQPELRFTSLTSKNGLSSNNVTVIFKDKYGLMWFGTEDGLNKFDGTNFTTYKHQANDSSSIQANEVKSIHEDRRGNLWIGTSGGSLALFDRRKNAFINYPASNTPTGFSHSLIRYITSDYLGKIWVATFTGLDVFDPDTKKVSKFPTAAAQFGKLPPVMINILMEDSKHRMWVGTEDGLFLFNRKNSSFTRIGSAADKPVHLAGTMVKSLAEDDSGNIWIGTTSGLSMLKPDGMGFVNYKHIPGDPNSLSSNVVQSIALSKNGQLWLGTEDGLNVFDLRTKKVTVYRPNPRNSYSLRGTSVKYVYIDKQGIYWLGLYREGINKFDSNLNLFNLIRSNVFDVYGLDAPVVTSFATKNNNNIYVATEGGGLSIFNRNTALFHKVDLKKLGLQSPVPLMSLFVSSAKKLYVGTFSYGLIVLDSTLTKATSIRKTNKDSGLNSDDVFCINQDKSGLIWVGTNGGGINVMDADHKVVLRYTNKVKSPIDRKLPLNNYIRFIKEDRFANVWIGSHGSGVAMINADKTIIKHYDELNSGLHGDIAQAFLEDSKGRIWIGTAGGGLNLLDQKSGKFINFAEREGLASAVVDAIVEDDNHNLWLSTNKGISRFDPKTRKFSNYGVYNGVQNNNFIRGAALKCKDGEIFFGGAEGMNYFNPAGFRKIQNVPPVLFTELKISNSTIEASDEGPITEHISVAKRIDLDYKQNFSLSFVSVNYTAPEQNRYSYKLEGFNKEWIDAGTTKTVSYTNLDPGEYIFHVRASNNDGVWNTTESSIKIIVHPPWWRTIYAYALYLLVIAGTLLYIRHQGIKNLERKFALVQEKTKIEQQILQDRKEAERLHELDSLKIKFLTNLSHEFRTPLSLIMGPVEKLISEEEGDAKNASLKIVKRNARRLLNLVNQILDFRKIEENELKINNKKGELVSFIADVIESFNDLSERKSISLSFQTQFDSYPTEFDHDKLERVLFNLLSNAFKFTPSGGTITVDLKKNQHNELGEAVLITVSDTGIGISEEEQQKVFERFFQADTEVSILNQGSGIGLSIIKEFVKIQGGTIDLQSEVGKGTHFKIALPLPLLDHIEKLNLDFSSPEIPFELQEETSDKALSETDAEIHTILLVEDNQDLREYLRDNLKSNYRIVEAADGKEGWQKTLANHPELIVSDISMPNMTGIELCKKIKEDKRTKHIPVILLTALTGEQEQLTGLEIGANDYLTKPFNIDILNVKIKNLLVLNRTLKNTYTKQIKMETAEILVESHGDKLLKNILKYIEDNINNSQLSVEDLSKNVGMSRGSLYHKVLELTGLSPVEYIRSVKLDKAAALLVKSDLNISQIAYLVGFATPNYFAKSFKLKFGMQPSEYLNLHRKQDNPA, translated from the coding sequence ATGCCCAAAGGGTCTGCATATCAATCATTAGTTTTATTTATATACGTGCTTTTTAGCGCTGTAAATGCCATTGCACAGCCTAAAACGCAGCAGCCTGAATTGCGTTTCACCTCGCTCACCTCTAAAAACGGCTTATCTTCTAATAATGTAACCGTAATTTTTAAAGACAAATATGGCTTGATGTGGTTTGGTACCGAAGACGGATTAAATAAATTTGATGGCACTAACTTTACAACCTATAAACACCAGGCAAACGATTCTTCGAGTATTCAGGCAAACGAGGTTAAATCAATTCATGAAGACCGGCGGGGAAATCTTTGGATTGGTACGAGTGGAGGTTCGCTTGCGCTTTTTGACAGAAGGAAAAACGCTTTCATCAACTATCCTGCTTCAAATACCCCAACAGGATTCAGTCACAGCCTGATCAGGTATATCACCAGTGATTATTTAGGTAAAATATGGGTGGCTACCTTTACGGGGCTCGATGTTTTTGATCCGGACACTAAAAAGGTTTCCAAGTTTCCAACAGCCGCCGCCCAGTTTGGGAAACTTCCGCCAGTAATGATCAACATCCTGATGGAAGACAGCAAGCACAGGATGTGGGTGGGAACGGAGGACGGATTATTCCTTTTTAACCGAAAAAACTCTTCTTTTACCAGAATAGGATCTGCAGCCGATAAACCCGTGCACCTGGCAGGAACAATGGTGAAGTCTTTAGCTGAAGATGATAGTGGAAATATCTGGATCGGCACTACCTCTGGCCTGAGTATGCTTAAACCGGATGGTATGGGGTTTGTGAATTACAAGCATATTCCGGGGGATCCCAACTCGCTGAGCAGCAATGTTGTTCAAAGTATAGCCTTATCAAAAAATGGTCAGTTATGGCTCGGCACCGAAGATGGACTTAACGTTTTTGATCTCCGTACCAAAAAAGTAACGGTATACCGGCCAAATCCACGCAACTCTTACAGTCTCCGCGGAACCAGTGTAAAATATGTGTATATAGATAAGCAAGGAATATACTGGCTGGGCTTATACCGGGAGGGGATTAATAAGTTTGATAGTAACCTCAACCTTTTCAACCTGATCCGAAGCAATGTTTTCGATGTATATGGTTTAGATGCCCCCGTGGTAACTTCATTTGCAACTAAAAATAACAACAATATATATGTAGCTACCGAAGGTGGTGGCTTGAGTATCTTCAACAGAAATACGGCCCTGTTCCACAAAGTAGACCTGAAGAAACTTGGTCTGCAATCACCGGTACCCCTCATGTCTTTGTTTGTCAGTTCAGCTAAGAAACTTTATGTGGGTACCTTTAGCTATGGCCTGATTGTTCTGGATTCAACGTTAACCAAAGCGACCTCTATCAGGAAAACAAATAAAGATTCTGGTCTTAATTCAGACGATGTGTTTTGCATCAACCAGGATAAAAGTGGGTTGATATGGGTGGGTACCAATGGTGGTGGGATCAATGTTATGGATGCTGATCATAAGGTCGTTTTGAGATACACAAACAAAGTTAAGTCACCCATAGACCGCAAACTTCCGCTTAATAATTATATACGTTTTATTAAAGAAGACCGGTTTGCAAACGTATGGATAGGTTCTCATGGTTCAGGCGTGGCCATGATTAATGCGGATAAAACCATTATTAAACACTATGACGAGCTAAATTCAGGCCTTCATGGTGATATTGCGCAGGCTTTTCTTGAAGATTCGAAAGGGCGAATCTGGATCGGAACTGCAGGTGGTGGCTTGAATTTACTGGATCAAAAATCAGGTAAATTTATAAATTTTGCCGAGCGTGAGGGGTTGGCAAGTGCTGTTGTCGACGCCATCGTGGAAGATGACAATCATAATCTCTGGTTAAGTACTAACAAAGGAATCAGCCGGTTTGATCCTAAAACCCGAAAATTTAGCAACTATGGCGTATACAATGGGGTGCAGAACAATAACTTTATCAGGGGAGCAGCGCTGAAATGTAAAGACGGTGAAATATTCTTTGGTGGGGCAGAAGGAATGAATTACTTCAATCCGGCCGGATTCAGAAAAATTCAAAATGTACCCCCGGTTCTTTTTACCGAGTTAAAGATTTCCAACAGTACCATCGAGGCCAGCGATGAAGGGCCGATAACCGAACATATTTCTGTTGCAAAAAGAATTGACCTGGATTACAAGCAAAATTTTTCACTGAGTTTTGTGAGTGTAAATTATACTGCACCAGAACAAAACCGTTACAGTTACAAACTCGAAGGCTTTAATAAAGAATGGATTGATGCGGGTACTACTAAAACAGTTTCCTATACCAATCTCGATCCTGGAGAATATATTTTCCATGTGCGGGCGAGTAACAATGACGGTGTATGGAATACGACGGAGTCTTCGATAAAAATAATTGTTCATCCACCGTGGTGGCGAACCATATATGCTTATGCTCTTTACCTGCTCGTTATTGCCGGTACTTTGCTTTACATTCGTCACCAGGGTATCAAAAACCTGGAGAGAAAGTTTGCACTGGTTCAGGAGAAAACAAAAATTGAGCAGCAGATTTTGCAGGATAGAAAAGAGGCAGAGCGGCTGCATGAACTGGATTCGTTAAAGATTAAATTTCTCACCAACCTCAGCCATGAGTTTCGTACGCCGCTATCACTGATCATGGGGCCGGTGGAGAAGCTCATTTCTGAAGAGGAGGGAGATGCTAAAAACGCTTCTCTTAAAATAGTGAAGCGAAATGCCCGTCGCTTGCTCAACCTGGTGAATCAAATCCTTGATTTTCGTAAAATTGAAGAAAATGAACTCAAGATAAATAATAAGAAAGGTGAGCTGGTTTCCTTTATCGCTGATGTAATAGAATCTTTCAACGATTTAAGCGAACGTAAATCTATAAGCCTTTCTTTTCAAACCCAGTTTGATAGCTATCCAACTGAATTTGACCACGACAAACTGGAACGTGTTTTATTTAACCTGCTTTCCAATGCCTTTAAATTTACACCATCAGGCGGTACTATTACCGTTGATTTGAAAAAAAATCAGCACAATGAACTGGGAGAAGCTGTTTTAATTACCGTTAGCGATACCGGAATTGGAATTAGCGAGGAAGAACAGCAGAAAGTATTTGAAAGGTTTTTTCAGGCCGATACCGAAGTTTCCATTCTCAACCAGGGAAGTGGGATTGGGCTCTCCATCATTAAAGAATTTGTCAAAATCCAGGGAGGAACTATTGATTTGCAAAGCGAAGTTGGAAAAGGTACACATTTCAAAATCGCTCTGCCTTTGCCGCTGCTAGACCATATCGAAAAGCTTAATCTGGATTTTTCCAGTCCGGAAATACCATTTGAACTTCAGGAGGAAACTTCTGATAAAGCACTGAGCGAAACAGATGCAGAAATCCATACCATTCTTCTGGTAGAAGATAATCAGGACCTCAGGGAATACCTTCGGGATAATTTGAAGTCCAATTACCGTATTGTGGAAGCGGCTGACGGTAAAGAGGGCTGGCAAAAAACATTGGCAAACCACCCTGAACTCATCGTTAGCGATATTAGTATGCCAAATATGACGGGGATTGAACTGTGCAAAAAAATAAAAGAAGATAAAAGGACAAAACATATTCCGGTTATTCTATTAACCGCGCTCACCGGCGAACAGGAACAATTAACCGGGCTCGAAATCGGGGCTAATGACTACCTCACCAAGCCCTTTAATATCGATATCCTCAATGTTAAAATCAAAAACCTTTTAGTTCTCAACCGGACCCTGAAAAACACTTATACCAAACAGATCAAAATGGAGACAGCAGAAATTTTAGTTGAATCCCACGGTGATAAGTTACTCAAGAATATTCTGAAGTATATTGAAGATAATATCAATAATTCACAATTGTCTGTTGAGGATTTAAGTAAAAATGTAGGGATGAGCCGGGGCTCGCTTTATCATAAAGTTCTTGAACTAACCGGCCTTTCGCCTGTTGAATATATACGTTCGGTTAAACTTGATAAAGCAGCTGCCTTATTAGTTAAAAGTGATTTGAACATTTCTCAGATTGCCTATCTGGTAGGCTTTGCAACACCCAATTATTTTGCCAAATCATTTAAGTTAAAATTCGGAATGCAACCTTCAGAATATTTAAATCTGCACCGTAAACAAGATAATCCTGCCTGA
- a CDS encoding sialate O-acetylesterase: MRTKLILCCFTWLLVFSFSVSGKVTLPQLVSSHMVLQRETSLTIWGWAAAKEKITISFNGKTYKATTDEQGSWSVKMNKMKAGGPFKMVVKGENTIILDDIMLGDVWFCSGQSNMALPMERLKEAYPQVIEKDHFPLIRNFFVPTKSNLSGESIDLPPGKWVPATGAGILSFGGTSYFFAKTLFQKYNIPIGIINSSVGGTPIEAWMSRDAFLTNPAQTKKINNFRDSAFMANYQKRLKEKNLARPTTVPVVDEGLLGPVKWIDPDFNASGWRKFWMPGYWADQGLRNFNGIFYFRKELQIPAEMSGQQAKLYLGRIIDADSVFLNGKFIGNTTYQYPPRRYVIPAGLLKSGKNILIVKVVSSSGKGGFVPDKNYSLLTPERKIDLRGEWSFEVGYAQPKQNQAFRSETEMPLVAQNEPTGLFNTMVSPAVRFAIKGFVWYQGESNTGDPKAYGQLLPALIKDWRNKWKQGDLPFIYAQLPNFMEASYLPEESNWAQFRQSQLQALSVPNTGMAVAIDAGEWNDIHPLDKKDVGERLALWASHLAYHDQEIIYSGPIYKSNHLSGSEVTINFDHSKPGLMIKGADKLTGFALAGEDKVFYWAQARIVRDAVVLSSPLVVKPVFIRYAWADNPDRANLYNKANLPASPFEAEVDQSR; encoded by the coding sequence ATGAGAACAAAATTAATTTTATGCTGCTTCACCTGGCTACTGGTTTTCAGTTTTTCGGTTTCTGGCAAGGTTACCTTACCACAGTTGGTATCCAGCCATATGGTGCTTCAGCGCGAAACTTCCTTAACGATATGGGGCTGGGCGGCAGCAAAAGAAAAAATAACCATCAGTTTTAACGGAAAAACGTATAAGGCTACCACCGATGAACAAGGCTCATGGTCAGTAAAAATGAACAAGATGAAAGCCGGCGGCCCTTTTAAGATGGTTGTTAAGGGTGAAAATACAATTATCCTTGATGATATTATGCTCGGAGATGTGTGGTTTTGTTCAGGTCAATCCAATATGGCCCTGCCAATGGAGCGGTTAAAGGAAGCTTATCCGCAGGTGATTGAAAAGGATCATTTTCCTTTGATCAGAAACTTTTTCGTTCCAACCAAATCAAACCTGTCTGGAGAATCGATCGATCTTCCTCCGGGCAAATGGGTTCCGGCTACTGGTGCAGGGATATTAAGTTTCGGAGGAACAAGTTATTTTTTTGCAAAAACGCTCTTTCAAAAATATAACATTCCAATAGGCATCATCAATTCAAGCGTTGGAGGTACCCCGATTGAAGCCTGGATGAGTCGTGATGCATTTTTGACGAATCCGGCACAGACGAAAAAAATAAACAATTTCAGGGATTCGGCATTTATGGCCAATTATCAAAAAAGGCTTAAAGAGAAGAACTTAGCAAGGCCTACAACAGTTCCTGTAGTTGATGAAGGTCTTTTGGGTCCGGTAAAATGGATCGATCCGGATTTTAATGCCAGCGGCTGGCGAAAATTTTGGATGCCGGGTTATTGGGCTGATCAGGGGCTCCGGAACTTCAACGGGATATTTTATTTCAGAAAAGAATTGCAAATCCCAGCAGAAATGAGCGGACAGCAGGCTAAGCTTTACCTTGGCCGCATCATCGATGCAGATTCTGTGTTCCTTAATGGTAAATTTATTGGCAACACTACCTATCAATATCCTCCACGCAGGTATGTTATTCCTGCCGGGCTGTTGAAAAGCGGAAAAAACATCCTGATCGTTAAAGTTGTGAGTAGTAGCGGTAAAGGGGGCTTTGTGCCAGATAAAAACTATTCCTTGTTAACTCCGGAAAGGAAAATAGACTTACGTGGGGAATGGAGTTTTGAAGTAGGTTATGCTCAGCCAAAGCAAAACCAGGCTTTCCGTAGTGAAACCGAAATGCCGTTAGTTGCGCAGAATGAACCAACTGGATTATTTAATACCATGGTTTCGCCCGCTGTACGGTTTGCAATAAAAGGTTTTGTCTGGTACCAGGGTGAATCGAATACCGGAGATCCGAAAGCATACGGGCAATTGTTACCAGCGCTGATAAAAGACTGGCGCAATAAATGGAAGCAGGGAGATCTGCCGTTTATTTATGCACAGTTGCCTAATTTTATGGAAGCCAGCTATTTGCCTGAAGAAAGTAATTGGGCACAGTTCAGGCAAAGCCAGCTGCAGGCACTTTCAGTACCAAACACAGGAATGGCTGTGGCTATTGATGCTGGTGAATGGAATGATATTCATCCGCTGGATAAAAAAGACGTAGGAGAACGTTTGGCGCTATGGGCCTCACATTTAGCTTACCATGATCAGGAGATTATTTATTCAGGACCTATTTATAAATCAAATCATTTAAGTGGATCTGAAGTAACCATAAATTTTGACCATAGCAAGCCCGGGTTAATGATTAAAGGAGCTGATAAACTGACCGGTTTCGCTCTTGCGGGTGAGGATAAGGTTTTTTATTGGGCACAGGCCAGGATAGTGAGAGATGCTGTTGTGCTCTCAAGCCCTTTGGTTGTAAAGCCTGTCTTTATCCGTTATGCCTGGGCAGATAATCCCGATCGTGCAAATTTATATAACAAAGCCAATTTACCGGCTTCCCCTTTTGAAGCAGAAGTTGATCAATCGAGGTAG
- a CDS encoding TonB-dependent receptor — translation MRSEILQTYVTSRLKFFRCLPKVMLLTALVFSAFIAQAQTVVKGKVVDEQGKAMPGVGVLLKGTNTSTSSQDNGSFSITTTGANPVLVFSYVGYTSKEIPVKDQSTINVTLQPSAAELAQVVVVGYGTQRKEAVTGSVASIAGEKIREVPAPNIAQAIQGRLAGVNISQTSTKPGATMQILIRGQRSLSASNEPLVVLDGIPFPGSIGDINPNDIKSIDILKDASATAIYGSRGANGVILLTTNRGQVGAPAKVSYNTYTGLQTLFAKYPMMDGPELVALRKASGKFTTLGVDEANDVNTDWQDLFYNKSAIMTSHDLGVTGGSATSNYSFGGGYYKNQSLIPTQQYTRYSMKASLDQQIGKLFRLGFTTNNNYNISEGNQVGIYGNLANTPISNPYNTDGSLKRTVRSPQDEAYVFTNGIVKNLRDQWLNDTRGFATYNSFYGEVKIPGVEGLKYRANLGLDFIQSNNGNFTGVGVGSTTATTPSTAGVSNSQTYHWTLENLITYDRSFGKHSFNAVALYSAEQNKFNSSSMTARDIPSDAFQFYNLGQANGELTIGNGQYSLTGLVSYMGRIMYSYDNRFLLSATLRSDGSSRLAPGYKWHTYPAVSVGWNMMNESFMKGITAIDKLKIRVGYGQTSNQAVNPYQTLGLLSPRPYNFGNNAYSTGYYLSQLPSPGLGWEYSETWNYGLDFSILKNRISGTFEYYDTKTKDILLNLGLPSTAGVGGYTANIGQTQNKGWELSLNGVILENQGGWTWDLGFNISANRNKLTALASGQTRDEGNAWFVGHNINAIYDYEKVGLWQAGDPYLNVLEPGGNVGMIKVKYTGDYDANGVPTRAIGAADRQIIDIDPKFTGGFNTRVAYKGFDLNVVGLFKSGGTLVSTLYSSAGYLNLLTGRRNNVKVDYWTPENTDAKYPKPGGIASGDNPKYGSTLGFFDASFLKIRTISLGYDFNRDLIKNSNVKLRMYFTVQNPFVMFSPYHDESGMDPETNSFGDENQAVSSYQRRILTIGTNTPSTRNYVAGLNLTF, via the coding sequence ATGAGAAGTGAAATTTTACAAACTTATGTAACATCGCGCTTGAAATTTTTCAGGTGCTTACCCAAAGTTATGCTGCTAACGGCGCTGGTATTTTCAGCGTTTATTGCGCAGGCACAAACTGTGGTAAAAGGTAAAGTTGTTGATGAACAAGGTAAGGCAATGCCTGGAGTAGGTGTCCTTTTAAAAGGAACTAATACCAGTACCTCATCCCAGGATAATGGAAGTTTTTCTATTACCACTACTGGGGCAAACCCGGTTTTAGTATTCTCTTACGTTGGTTATACCAGCAAAGAGATTCCGGTGAAAGATCAGAGCACGATAAATGTTACCCTTCAACCAAGCGCAGCAGAGCTTGCCCAGGTTGTGGTTGTAGGTTATGGTACTCAACGTAAAGAAGCTGTAACAGGTTCTGTGGCGTCAATTGCCGGAGAAAAAATTCGTGAAGTACCGGCACCTAACATCGCTCAGGCCATTCAGGGCAGGTTAGCGGGGGTTAACATTTCCCAAACTTCAACCAAACCAGGTGCAACCATGCAAATCCTCATTCGCGGTCAGCGTTCACTTTCTGCAAGTAACGAACCGCTTGTGGTATTGGATGGAATTCCATTTCCCGGCTCTATTGGCGATATCAACCCTAACGATATTAAAAGTATTGATATCTTAAAAGATGCCTCTGCAACTGCCATTTATGGCTCGAGGGGTGCCAATGGCGTAATTCTATTGACCACCAACAGGGGCCAGGTTGGAGCGCCCGCTAAAGTTTCATACAACACCTATACAGGTTTGCAAACCTTGTTTGCAAAATACCCGATGATGGATGGACCGGAATTAGTTGCACTGAGAAAAGCATCAGGAAAATTCACCACCCTTGGCGTAGATGAAGCCAATGATGTAAATACCGACTGGCAAGACTTGTTTTATAACAAAAGTGCCATTATGACCAGTCATGATTTGGGTGTAACCGGAGGTTCAGCAACCAGTAACTATAGTTTTGGTGGTGGTTATTATAAAAACCAGAGTTTAATTCCTACCCAGCAGTATACGAGGTATTCAATGAAAGCATCTCTTGATCAGCAAATAGGAAAGCTTTTCCGCCTTGGATTTACTACAAATAACAATTACAATATTAGTGAAGGCAATCAGGTTGGAATTTACGGCAACCTGGCTAATACTCCTATTTCAAATCCTTATAATACTGATGGAAGTTTAAAAAGGACTGTCAGAAGTCCGCAGGATGAAGCCTATGTTTTTACCAATGGAATTGTTAAGAATTTACGTGACCAGTGGTTGAATGATACCCGTGGTTTTGCCACCTACAATTCATTTTATGGAGAGGTGAAAATTCCCGGCGTTGAAGGATTAAAATACCGTGCAAATCTTGGTCTGGATTTTATCCAAAGTAACAATGGTAACTTCACCGGTGTTGGAGTGGGCAGTACCACAGCCACTACGCCTTCAACAGCAGGGGTAAGTAATTCACAAACCTATCACTGGACGCTTGAGAATTTAATTACCTATGACCGCAGTTTTGGAAAACACAGTTTCAATGCTGTTGCTTTATATTCAGCAGAACAAAATAAATTCAATTCTTCTTCCATGACTGCCAGAGATATTCCTTCTGATGCCTTCCAGTTTTATAATCTTGGACAGGCAAACGGAGAGTTAACGATTGGCAATGGACAATATAGCCTTACAGGTCTTGTTTCCTACATGGGAAGGATTATGTATTCTTATGATAACAGGTTCTTATTGAGTGCAACACTTCGCTCGGATGGATCCTCGCGTTTGGCGCCAGGATATAAATGGCATACTTATCCAGCCGTTTCTGTGGGATGGAATATGATGAATGAATCTTTCATGAAAGGTATAACGGCCATCGATAAATTAAAAATCCGTGTAGGTTACGGTCAGACTTCCAATCAGGCGGTTAATCCATATCAAACACTTGGTTTGTTAAGTCCCCGTCCATATAATTTTGGTAACAACGCCTATTCAACCGGTTATTATTTATCTCAGCTTCCAAGCCCGGGTTTGGGATGGGAATACTCTGAAACCTGGAATTATGGCTTAGATTTTTCAATTTTGAAAAACCGGATTTCAGGTACCTTTGAATACTATGATACCAAAACCAAAGATATCTTACTTAATCTTGGACTACCTTCTACAGCGGGAGTAGGCGGCTACACTGCTAATATTGGCCAAACCCAGAATAAAGGATGGGAATTAAGCCTTAATGGTGTCATTCTTGAAAATCAGGGTGGCTGGACCTGGGATTTAGGATTCAATATTTCTGCAAACAGAAACAAACTTACAGCGTTAGCTTCCGGACAAACTCGTGATGAAGGAAATGCATGGTTTGTAGGCCATAATATTAATGCGATATATGACTACGAAAAAGTTGGATTATGGCAGGCAGGAGACCCATATTTAAATGTGTTGGAACCAGGCGGTAATGTTGGTATGATCAAAGTTAAATATACCGGAGATTACGATGCAAATGGCGTTCCGACCAGGGCTATCGGAGCTGCAGACAGGCAAATTATTGATATTGATCCTAAATTTACTGGTGGTTTCAATACCAGGGTTGCTTACAAAGGATTTGATCTGAATGTTGTTGGTCTTTTCAAAAGCGGCGGAACTTTAGTAAGTACATTATATAGTTCGGCGGGTTACCTTAATTTGTTAACAGGTCGTAGAAATAATGTTAAGGTAGATTACTGGACACCTGAAAATACAGATGCAAAGTATCCTAAACCAGGTGGTATTGCCAGCGGTGATAACCCTAAGTACGGAAGCACACTGGGCTTTTTTGACGCTTCATTCCTGAAAATAAGAACCATATCGCTTGGTTATGATTTTAACAGGGATTTAATTAAAAATTCCAATGTAAAGCTCCGCATGTATTTTACGGTGCAAAATCCGTTTGTCATGTTCTCACCTTACCATGACGAGTCAGGTATGGATCCGGAAACCAATTCATTTGGAGATGAAAACCAGGCGGTAAGCTCTTACCAGAGACGAATCTTAACTATTGGAACAAACACACCTTCGACGCGGAATTATGTTGCAGGTCTAAACTTAACATTTTAA
- a CDS encoding RagB/SusD family nutrient uptake outer membrane protein produces the protein MKNIQIKAILGIWLLMVISSGCSKILDEEPRSIFTPDYLKTATGVNGALTGMYAHLRNMYGQSYFYNSLITGTDEATWGKDADGNFKDMDCSGVGSILSTSYPSSVLWSEAFPNINNASGIIENAAAAGVSNSLVAEARFFRAFDYFLLVQTFGGVPLDLGAGELKFNTNPSRTSVRNTVPAVYTKAVFPDLVKAIADLPTTGRVTGGVTKVVAQLFLSKAYLTYGWWLQNPNNIPTYPASARTDPDGHDANWYFQQAYDVATTAIENPGAFGLMDTYYDVNWAVNDRNKETLLYADHTQTSEKFNGGSLTNGSGGAPDNFAGWMMTWNYTNIRSSGISSVQREAEQHLGRPWNRMAPTIEVLKNTFADKTLDSRYDGTFTTVYRGNWPKGYNPPSSAPASLVNANNMSIVPGDAVLTFLDTDNPAIAYPTAAGISGIGAGTLPGRADYVVAPGGISRIVYPGLWKLGPYRTDNGTGLGQPNAGSTRPFPVAKFSELYFVAAEAAVKGATTKAGKSARELINVIRARAGKWRFDNNGNVVKVQDNSAAMVAATPATIDINYILAERSREYYAEGYRRYDLIRTQKWAELSSTYTIAGINYGEHTPQTVTRTITPALYLRPIPQAQIDGMQMSADEKKAYQNPGY, from the coding sequence ATGAAAAATATACAAATAAAAGCCATTCTGGGTATTTGGTTACTGATGGTCATTTCTTCAGGCTGTTCTAAAATCCTGGATGAAGAACCGAGGAGCATCTTTACACCTGACTATTTAAAGACCGCGACAGGGGTAAACGGAGCATTAACCGGCATGTATGCACATTTACGAAACATGTATGGCCAGTCGTATTTCTATAATTCTTTAATCACCGGTACCGATGAAGCCACCTGGGGCAAAGACGCTGATGGAAACTTCAAAGACATGGACTGCTCTGGAGTAGGATCTATTTTATCAACGAGTTATCCGAGCAGTGTATTGTGGAGCGAGGCATTTCCAAACATTAACAATGCCAGTGGCATCATCGAAAATGCTGCTGCTGCCGGTGTTTCAAATTCGCTGGTAGCTGAAGCAAGATTTTTCCGTGCTTTTGATTATTTTCTTTTGGTGCAAACTTTCGGCGGTGTTCCGCTTGATTTAGGCGCCGGGGAATTGAAATTCAATACCAATCCATCAAGAACTTCTGTAAGAAATACAGTTCCTGCGGTTTATACAAAGGCGGTTTTCCCGGATCTTGTTAAAGCAATAGCCGACCTGCCTACGACAGGAAGAGTTACCGGCGGAGTAACCAAGGTAGTTGCGCAGTTATTTTTATCAAAAGCCTATTTAACGTATGGCTGGTGGTTACAAAACCCTAACAATATTCCAACTTATCCGGCGTCTGCAAGAACCGATCCGGATGGGCACGATGCGAACTGGTATTTCCAGCAGGCTTACGATGTTGCTACTACTGCAATTGAAAATCCAGGTGCATTTGGACTAATGGATACCTATTATGATGTGAATTGGGCAGTGAATGACCGTAATAAAGAAACGTTATTGTATGCTGATCATACGCAGACAAGCGAGAAATTTAATGGTGGAAGTTTGACAAATGGAAGTGGTGGTGCACCTGATAATTTCGCCGGCTGGATGATGACCTGGAACTATACGAATATTCGTAGCAGTGGTATCAGTTCCGTTCAACGCGAAGCAGAGCAGCATTTAGGTCGTCCATGGAACCGTATGGCACCAACAATTGAAGTGTTAAAAAATACTTTTGCCGATAAAACATTGGATTCAAGGTATGATGGTACTTTCACTACTGTTTACAGAGGTAACTGGCCTAAGGGTTATAATCCGCCTTCAAGTGCGCCGGCATCATTGGTGAATGCCAATAACATGTCAATTGTGCCGGGAGATGCAGTCTTAACCTTTTTGGATACAGATAATCCTGCAATCGCTTACCCAACGGCCGCTGGAATCAGTGGTATAGGAGCGGGTACTCTGCCTGGAAGAGCTGATTATGTGGTGGCTCCGGGAGGAATCAGCAGAATCGTTTATCCCGGACTTTGGAAACTAGGTCCTTACCGCACTGACAATGGTACAGGACTTGGACAGCCAAATGCGGGCAGTACACGCCCGTTCCCGGTAGCTAAATTTTCTGAACTTTACTTCGTTGCAGCAGAAGCAGCGGTAAAAGGAGCGACAACTAAAGCTGGTAAAAGTGCGAGAGAATTAATCAACGTAATTCGTGCAAGAGCTGGTAAATGGCGTTTTGATAACAATGGAAACGTTGTTAAAGTTCAGGATAACAGTGCAGCGATGGTTGCGGCTACTCCGGCTACCATAGATATTAATTATATTTTGGCAGAACGCTCAAGAGAATATTATGCAGAAGGCTACCGCAGGTATGACCTGATCAGGACTCAAAAATGGGCTGAGCTTTCTTCTACCTACACAATTGCCGGAATCAACTATGGCGAACACACGCCACAGACAGTAACCCGTACCATCACACCAGCATTATATCTACGTCCTATACCTCAGGCACAAATAGATGGCATGCAGATGAGTGCAGATGAAAAAAAGGCTTACCAGAATCCTGGTTATTAA